In Chaetodon trifascialis isolate fChaTrf1 chromosome 4, fChaTrf1.hap1, whole genome shotgun sequence, one DNA window encodes the following:
- the tm2d1 gene encoding TM2 domain-containing protein 1: MAASRRRLVCLRCGVWSLLFYCVYSHLQLVLAEEVETCDSLTLGQYLCKDPKIDEATQEPENCRDMTAWVECLPAPNISCRLSNGTEFRFSGEEVGFNKTIPCRNVSGYSYKVAVALSLFLGWLGADRFYLGYPALGLLKFCTVGFCGIGTLIDFILIAMQIVGPADGSNYIVDYYGARLTRLSITNQTYRKPHLSL; encoded by the exons ATGGCGGCCTCCCGGAGACGGCTGGTTTGTTTACGCTGCGGGGTCTGGAGCctcttgttttactgtgtttactCTCATCTGCAGCTCGTTCtggcggaggaggtggagaccTGCGACAGCTTAACACTCGGACA GTATCTCTGTAAAGATCCAAAGATAGATGAAGCCACTCAGGAGCCGGAGAACTGCAGGGACATGACAGCCTGGG tggagTGCCTCCCAGCTCCAAACATCAGCTGTCGGCTCTCAAACGGGACAGAGTTCAGGTTCAGCGGGGAGGAGGTGGGCTTCAACAAAACCATCCCCTGCAGGAACgt GAGTGGATATTCCTACAAAGTGGCTgtggctctgtctctgtttctgggCTGGCTGGGGGCAGACCGCTTCTACCTGGGGTATCCTGCTTTag GACTGCTGAAGTTCTGCACTGTTGGTTTCTGTGGAATCGGCACTTTGATCGACTTCATACTGATCGCcatgcag ATCGTCGGTCCGGCGGACGGATCGAACTACATCGTGGATTATTACGGCGCCCGGCTGACCCGCCTGTCCATCACCAACCAGACCTACAGGAAGCCACACCTGTCTCTGTGA